Proteins encoded together in one Anaerotignum propionicum DSM 1682 window:
- a CDS encoding NAD(P)/FAD-dependent oxidoreductase, whose amino-acid sequence MLDVAIIGGGPAALSAALNCRQRNKTVCVFGRSLDSSLLFTAEKVDNYLGMPDVNGEELLNHFYAHAVKKGVEFQECRVTQILNVGEHYMINAENNFIEAKAIILATGLSKSKGIAGEIDYLGKGVSYCVTCDGMLYRNKKVVVVSENEEGEAEANFLADICKEVSYIPLYKNITFLKDNVKVINAAPKAVVGAEDKVAALETDKETVSCDGIFFAKNTMPPDSLLFGLKTDGKNIEVDRRMATNLPRVYAAGDCTGAPYQIAKAVGEGLVAALSAVSDIDKMKNV is encoded by the coding sequence ATGCTTGATGTTGCAATTATTGGCGGTGGCCCTGCGGCACTATCTGCAGCGTTAAACTGCCGACAGAGAAATAAAACCGTATGTGTTTTTGGCAGAAGCTTGGACAGTTCATTATTGTTTACAGCGGAAAAAGTGGATAATTACTTGGGAATGCCTGATGTGAATGGCGAAGAACTGCTTAACCATTTTTATGCTCATGCTGTAAAAAAAGGCGTAGAATTTCAGGAGTGTCGTGTTACCCAGATTTTAAACGTTGGCGAACATTACATGATCAATGCAGAAAATAACTTTATTGAAGCGAAGGCCATTATCCTTGCAACAGGCCTAAGCAAAAGCAAAGGCATTGCAGGGGAGATAGATTATCTGGGCAAAGGTGTGAGCTATTGTGTAACTTGCGATGGCATGCTGTATCGCAACAAAAAAGTCGTGGTTGTAAGCGAGAATGAAGAAGGAGAGGCAGAAGCGAATTTTTTGGCTGATATTTGCAAAGAAGTATCCTACATCCCTCTTTATAAAAATATTACATTTTTGAAAGATAACGTAAAGGTTATCAATGCGGCACCTAAGGCAGTAGTTGGTGCTGAGGATAAAGTTGCGGCGTTGGAAACGGATAAAGAAACGGTTTCTTGTGATGGTATTTTCTTTGCAAAAAATACAATGCCGCCTGACAGTTTGTTATTTGGTTTGAAAACGGATGGAAAAAATATTGAGGTAGACAGACGTATGGCTACAAATTTACCACGGGTTTATGCTGCGGGAGACTGCACCGGTGCACCCTATCAAATTGCAAAGGCAGTTGGAGAAGGCTTGGTAGCAGCACTG
- the fusA gene encoding elongation factor G — protein sequence MKNYTADKVRNVVLLGHSGSGKTTYAEAALFYSGATKRFGKVDEGNTVGDYEAEEIRRKVSINTSVLPVEWQDTKINFLDTPGYFDFISEAKMAMSVADTALILVSAKSGVEVGTEKAWESIEEMHLPRFFFVNQMDDENADFEKTLADLRSNFGKAVAPLQIPFNDEDGKFVGFINLIKRDARKKVNGKLQACEVPEDKIDEVEVLRSMLVEVAAESSEELMEKFFNDIELTEEEIYDGLLLGIENRSIAPVMCGSATLGYGVKLLMNTLVRFTPPAMESKKNFHAFIDGTDTVLCSTDDKNFSAFVFKTISDPYIGRLNLFRVMTGKLDNTMSIYNVEKDTMEKVGHLYIVRGKEQIEVNELHTGDIGALAKLSNTSTQDTLTCKEHPIVIPKLPLPSSVLSMAIQPKGKGDEDKLSAALSKIREEDPTIKMEVNKETKQTIISGIGEQQLDVMVNKLKTKYKIEVEMIDPIIPYRETIKGKSSVRGRYKKQSGGHGQFGDIVMEFEPSGDMSLPYVFEEKIFGGSVPKQYFPAVEKGLQECVLNGVLAGYPVVGLKATLTDGSYHPVDSSEMAFKMATSVAFKEGVPQAKPTLLEPIDHVEVLIPEKYMGDIMGDINKRRGRILSMDSVGSKKCIVAEVPASEMHKYATDLRSLTQSRGDYKHYFERYEEVPAEIQKKIIERRIAEKEK from the coding sequence ATGAAAAATTACACTGCAGACAAAGTTAGAAACGTAGTTCTATTGGGTCACAGCGGTTCCGGTAAGACAACATATGCCGAAGCAGCTCTCTTCTATTCCGGCGCAACGAAGCGCTTTGGAAAGGTTGATGAGGGCAATACCGTTGGTGACTATGAAGCAGAAGAAATTCGTCGTAAGGTATCAATCAATACATCTGTATTACCCGTTGAGTGGCAGGATACAAAAATCAACTTCCTAGATACCCCAGGTTATTTTGACTTTATTTCGGAAGCAAAAATGGCAATGAGCGTGGCAGATACAGCGTTGATTTTGGTTTCGGCAAAATCAGGCGTTGAAGTAGGAACAGAGAAAGCATGGGAATCTATTGAAGAGATGCATCTTCCAAGGTTTTTCTTTGTAAATCAAATGGACGATGAAAATGCAGATTTTGAAAAAACTTTGGCAGATTTGAGAAGTAATTTTGGAAAAGCAGTTGCTCCCTTGCAAATTCCTTTTAATGATGAAGATGGTAAATTTGTTGGTTTCATTAATTTAATTAAAAGAGATGCAAGAAAAAAAGTGAACGGCAAATTGCAGGCTTGTGAAGTGCCGGAAGATAAAATTGACGAAGTAGAGGTTCTCCGTTCTATGTTGGTAGAAGTTGCTGCTGAAAGCAGTGAGGAATTAATGGAGAAGTTCTTTAATGATATAGAATTGACAGAAGAAGAAATTTACGATGGTTTGTTATTAGGTATTGAAAACCGTAGCATTGCTCCTGTTATGTGTGGCTCTGCAACATTGGGCTATGGGGTGAAATTATTAATGAATACCCTTGTTAGATTTACACCTCCGGCAATGGAATCAAAGAAGAATTTCCATGCTTTTATAGACGGTACAGATACGGTGCTTTGCAGTACTGATGATAAAAATTTTTCTGCTTTTGTCTTTAAAACTATTTCAGACCCCTATATTGGTCGTCTGAATTTATTTCGGGTTATGACAGGTAAGCTGGATAACACCATGAGTATCTATAATGTTGAAAAGGATACTATGGAAAAGGTGGGTCATCTTTATATTGTTCGAGGGAAAGAGCAAATTGAAGTAAATGAATTACATACAGGAGATATTGGGGCATTGGCCAAACTTTCTAATACTTCTACCCAAGACACTTTGACTTGTAAAGAGCATCCCATTGTTATTCCAAAGCTGCCTTTGCCAAGCTCTGTTCTATCCATGGCAATTCAGCCGAAAGGAAAGGGTGATGAGGATAAGCTTTCTGCCGCATTGTCAAAAATCAGGGAAGAAGACCCAACGATCAAAATGGAAGTTAATAAAGAAACAAAACAAACTATAATTTCCGGCATCGGTGAACAACAGCTGGATGTTATGGTGAATAAATTAAAGACAAAGTATAAAATCGAAGTTGAAATGATTGATCCTATTATTCCATATAGAGAAACGATTAAAGGAAAGTCATCTGTCAGAGGGCGCTATAAGAAACAATCCGGTGGACACGGACAATTTGGTGATATTGTTATGGAATTTGAGCCTAGTGGTGATATGTCCTTGCCTTATGTATTTGAGGAGAAGATTTTTGGCGGTTCTGTGCCAAAACAGTATTTCCCCGCTGTTGAAAAAGGCTTGCAAGAATGTGTTTTAAACGGCGTTTTGGCAGGGTATCCTGTTGTTGGTTTAAAGGCTACGTTGACAGATGGTTCTTATCACCCGGTGGATTCCTCTGAAATGGCGTTTAAGATGGCAACCTCAGTTGCGTTCAAGGAAGGTGTGCCCCAGGCAAAACCTACCTTGCTGGAGCCTATTGATCATGTTGAGGTGCTTATTCCGGAAAAATACATGGGAGACATTATGGGGGATATTAATAAGCGCAGAGGCCGTATTCTAAGCATGGATTCCGTTGGCAGTAAGAAATGCATTGTGGCAGAGGTGCCTGCATCGGAAATGCATAAATATGCTACCGATCTGCGTTCTTTAACCCAGAGCCGTGGCGATTATAAACATTATTTTGAACGCTACGAGGAAGTGCCCGCCGAGATTCAGAAAAAAATTATTGAACGTAGAATCGCAGAGAAGGAGAAATAA
- the nifU gene encoding Fe-S cluster assembly scaffold protein NifU produces MEYSEKVMDHFMNPRNVGVIEDASGVGQVGNAKCGDIMKVYLKIEDGRIEDAKFKTFGCGAAVATSSMATELVKGKTIQEALEVTNKAVMEALDGLPPVKVHCSCLAEEALHAALWDYAEKNGVKIEGLKPPVDDVDELHHMENEE; encoded by the coding sequence ATGGAATACAGCGAGAAAGTAATGGATCATTTTATGAACCCCAGAAATGTTGGTGTCATTGAAGATGCAAGCGGCGTAGGCCAGGTTGGCAATGCAAAATGCGGCGACATCATGAAGGTTTATTTAAAAATAGAAGATGGACGTATTGAAGATGCAAAATTTAAAACCTTTGGATGTGGTGCTGCTGTGGCAACCAGCTCTATGGCAACAGAATTAGTAAAGGGGAAAACAATTCAGGAAGCATTAGAGGTTACAAACAAGGCTGTTATGGAGGCATTGGATGGTTTGCCCCCTGTAAAAGTACACTGTTCCTGTCTTGCAGAGGAAGCACTTCACGCAGCTTTGTGGGATTATGCGGAAAAAAATGGCGTGAAAATTGAGGGTTTGAAGCCACCTGTGGATGATGTGGATGAATTGCATCACATGGAGAATGAAGAATAA
- the nifS gene encoding cysteine desulfurase NifS, with protein sequence MATKIYMDNAATTPVRDEVLDTILPYFKEFYGNASSVYSIAKESKKALEKAREQVAKGIGAKAEEIYFTAGGSESDNMALRGVAEALAKKGNHIITTKIEHHAILHTGEYLEKQGCEVTYLPVDEFGKISLEELEKSIRPETILISVMFANNEIGTIQPIAEIGKLAHEKGILFHTDAVQAVGHVAIDVNEMNIDLLSMSGHKLGAPKGIGAIYIRKGIPILPLIFGGAQEKKKRAGTENIPGIVGLGKAVELAVSEMETETKRLIHLRDKLINGILEKVPHSRLNGHPTDRLPGNCNISFGYIEGESMLLLLDAMGVAASSGSACTSGSLDPSHVLMAIGLPHEIAHGSLRLTLDRGNTEEEVDFILEKIPDVVQKLRDMSPLYEEVANKKA encoded by the coding sequence ATGGCAACGAAAATATATATGGACAATGCGGCAACAACACCGGTAAGGGATGAAGTTTTAGATACGATTCTCCCTTATTTTAAAGAGTTTTACGGCAATGCATCCAGTGTGTATAGTATTGCAAAAGAGAGTAAAAAAGCGCTGGAAAAGGCAAGAGAACAGGTAGCAAAGGGAATTGGTGCAAAGGCAGAAGAAATTTATTTTACTGCTGGAGGTTCTGAGAGTGATAATATGGCGCTGAGGGGCGTTGCAGAAGCTCTTGCGAAAAAAGGCAACCATATCATCACCACTAAAATTGAACATCATGCAATTTTGCATACCGGTGAATATTTAGAGAAACAAGGTTGTGAAGTAACCTATTTACCAGTAGATGAATTTGGAAAGATTTCTTTGGAAGAACTTGAAAAAAGTATTCGCCCTGAAACGATTCTAATTTCCGTTATGTTTGCAAATAATGAAATTGGCACAATCCAACCCATTGCAGAGATTGGCAAGCTAGCCCATGAAAAGGGAATCTTGTTTCATACAGATGCAGTGCAGGCTGTTGGGCATGTTGCTATTGATGTGAACGAAATGAATATCGACTTGCTCTCTATGAGTGGTCATAAATTGGGTGCACCAAAGGGCATCGGTGCAATTTATATTCGCAAAGGCATTCCCATTCTACCACTGATTTTCGGTGGAGCTCAGGAGAAGAAAAAACGTGCAGGCACAGAAAACATTCCAGGGATTGTTGGATTAGGTAAAGCAGTAGAGTTGGCAGTTAGTGAAATGGAAACTGAAACAAAGCGTCTCATTCATTTAAGAGATAAATTGATTAACGGAATTTTGGAAAAGGTGCCTCATAGCCGTTTAAATGGACACCCTACAGATAGATTACCCGGTAACTGCAATATTTCCTTTGGCTATATTGAAGGAGAATCCATGTTGTTATTGCTTGATGCCATGGGCGTTGCTGCTTCCAGCGGTTCTGCTTGTACTTCAGGCTCTTTGGATCCTTCTCATGTATTGATGGCTATTGGTTTGCCTCATGAAATTGCCCATGGTTCTTTAAGATTGACCTTGGACCGTGGCAATACAGAGGAAGAAGTTGATTTTATCTTGGAGAAAATCCCTGATGTTGTTCAAAAATTAAGAGACATGTCTCCCTTATATGAGGAAGTAGCGAATAAAAAAGCCTGA
- a CDS encoding helix-turn-helix domain-containing protein → MEFHERLRQLRKEKKITQAALAKELTYGATAISNYESGHNQPSISDLKKIASIFNVSLDFLLGVNEIRRPYEPDKKTDEYEILNEYFGKLDDRGKKELLLYIQWLLSRQDNDGGDPYASNNIFQNSPLQVAQKPEEFKL, encoded by the coding sequence ATGGAATTTCATGAAAGGCTTAGACAGCTTCGAAAAGAAAAAAAAATTACACAAGCGGCTTTAGCAAAAGAATTAACTTATGGCGCAACCGCTATTTCAAACTATGAGTCAGGTCATAATCAACCTTCTATTTCCGACTTAAAAAAAATTGCATCTATTTTCAATGTATCTTTGGATTTTCTTTTGGGAGTGAATGAAATCCGACGACCCTATGAACCCGACAAAAAAACAGATGAATACGAAATTCTGAATGAATATTTCGGTAAGTTAGATGACCGTGGAAAAAAAGAATTGCTTCTTTATATCCAATGGCTCCTAAGCAGGCAAGATAATGACGGTGGGGATCCTTATGCAAGCAACAACATTTTTCAGAACTCTCCTCTTCAGGTTGCCCAAAAACCAGAGGAATTTAAATTATAA
- the recN gene encoding DNA repair protein RecN, translating to MLENLHIKNVALIEECQVSFGKGLNILTGETGAGKSMLIDSLQFALGGRMGKDFLRRDQKMALVEALFSIKDSGFENKLLENGIEPEEDGTVLISRTLSDTGKSVCRINGSMVTISMLRELATDLIDIYGQHEHQSLLNPSKHIRLLDRFCNGDFDKVLEAYKKSYDKRKEIDAQLEKLMGDEAQREQRMDILNFQKEEIENAALSPTEEEDLIEKKKRLTHMERLIRLTIESTNLLYDGSEDMPSACDNVSMAVGKLRECAALDTAIEGYYNDLEDVYARLEDISREIKRYAQNLEDDPSELERVEERLQTIYKMKRKYGGSVEAVLEFYHKISKEIEFFSNSQERVIQLSTAREKEQHLLEASARQLTALREAAAERVAKQIEESLKDMEMNNARFYIQVTPRDEWNAMGKDKVEFLISPNKGEDLKPLSKIASGGEMSRVMLALKAVLVDADEIETFIFDEIDTGVSGRTAAKVGKKMSLIGEKRQILCITHLPQIAAMADKHFLIEKKTMNDQTLTIVKTLDEETSIGEVARLMGSTTVTQATLTAAKELREGKKSSIC from the coding sequence ATGCTGGAAAATCTGCATATTAAAAATGTTGCGCTGATTGAAGAATGTCAGGTTTCTTTTGGAAAAGGGCTGAATATTTTAACAGGAGAAACGGGAGCGGGTAAATCCATGCTGATTGACTCCCTTCAATTTGCATTAGGCGGAAGAATGGGAAAGGATTTCTTGCGCAGAGATCAAAAAATGGCTTTGGTAGAAGCTCTTTTTTCCATAAAGGATTCCGGTTTTGAAAACAAACTTCTGGAAAATGGGATTGAACCTGAGGAAGACGGAACTGTGCTGATAAGTCGTACATTAAGCGATACGGGAAAATCTGTGTGCCGTATCAATGGCAGTATGGTAACAATCAGTATGCTGCGGGAGCTTGCCACGGATTTGATTGATATTTATGGACAGCATGAACACCAATCCCTTCTAAATCCATCGAAGCATATTCGTTTATTAGATCGGTTTTGCAATGGGGATTTTGATAAGGTGCTAGAGGCTTATAAAAAAAGCTATGATAAAAGAAAAGAAATTGATGCTCAGCTGGAAAAATTGATGGGCGATGAGGCACAAAGAGAACAGCGTATGGATATTTTAAACTTTCAAAAGGAAGAAATAGAAAATGCTGCTCTATCTCCTACTGAGGAAGAGGACTTGATAGAGAAAAAGAAACGTCTGACTCATATGGAGCGTCTGATACGTTTAACAATAGAGAGTACAAATCTTTTGTATGATGGTTCGGAGGACATGCCTTCTGCCTGTGACAATGTCAGCATGGCTGTTGGAAAGCTTAGAGAATGTGCTGCCTTAGATACAGCCATTGAAGGTTATTACAATGATCTTGAGGATGTTTATGCAAGGCTTGAGGATATTTCCAGAGAAATAAAGCGATATGCCCAAAATTTAGAGGATGATCCCTCTGAATTAGAGCGGGTGGAAGAGCGATTGCAAACCATATATAAAATGAAGCGCAAGTATGGTGGAAGTGTAGAGGCGGTTTTAGAATTTTATCATAAGATTTCCAAGGAGATTGAATTTTTTTCAAACAGTCAGGAGCGGGTGATTCAACTAAGTACGGCAAGAGAAAAGGAGCAGCATCTTTTAGAAGCTTCCGCCAGACAATTAACTGCTTTGCGTGAAGCAGCTGCGGAAAGAGTTGCTAAGCAAATTGAGGAATCTTTAAAAGATATGGAAATGAATAATGCCAGATTCTACATACAGGTGACCCCGCGGGATGAGTGGAATGCCATGGGCAAGGACAAGGTAGAGTTTTTAATCTCACCAAACAAAGGGGAGGATTTGAAGCCTCTTTCCAAGATTGCCTCCGGTGGGGAAATGAGCCGTGTTATGTTGGCATTAAAAGCTGTTCTGGTAGATGCAGATGAAATAGAGACTTTTATTTTTGATGAAATTGATACTGGAGTCAGTGGCAGAACCGCAGCGAAGGTGGGAAAGAAAATGAGCCTGATTGGTGAGAAAAGGCAAATTCTTTGTATTACTCACTTACCGCAGATTGCGGCAATGGCGGACAAGCATTTTCTCATCGAAAAGAAAACAATGAATGATCAGACCCTTACTATAGTAAAGACTTTAGATGAGGAAACTTCCATTGGGGAAGTTGCTCGTCTAATGGGAAGTACAACGGTAACGCAAGCTACCCTGACAGCCGCAAAAGAATTGCGGGAAGGAAAGAAAAGTTCTATTTGCTGA
- a CDS encoding arginine repressor yields the protein MKIARHAKILELIENYDIETQDELAQRLCDEGFMVTQATVSRDIREMKLTKIATEKGRQKYAVISGNDTEITERLTRVFKEAVVKMDYAQNMIVIKTLEGMGMAVAVALDNMQNSEILGTIAGDDTVFCVVRTHNQAAVIIEKLYRIIHSA from the coding sequence ATGAAAATTGCCAGACATGCAAAAATTCTTGAGTTAATCGAGAATTATGATATTGAAACACAGGACGAATTGGCACAAAGGCTGTGTGATGAAGGATTTATGGTTACACAGGCAACGGTATCCAGAGATATTCGAGAGATGAAGCTTACAAAAATTGCTACAGAAAAGGGAAGACAGAAATATGCGGTTATTTCCGGTAATGATACTGAAATAACAGAGAGATTGACCCGTGTGTTTAAGGAAGCAGTAGTCAAAATGGACTATGCACAAAATATGATTGTCATTAAAACCTTAGAGGGCATGGGGATGGCTGTTGCCGTTGCCCTAGATAACATGCAAAATTCAGAAATTTTAGGTACAATTGCCGGAGATGACACAGTTTTTTGTGTGGTTCGTACTCATAATCAGGCGGCTGTTATTATAGAAAAGCTGTACCGTATCATTCATAGTGCATAA
- a CDS encoding NAD(+)/NADH kinase codes for MIKVGLIPNIEKDKDLAVTKRLARHLLDKGCIPQLPEKIAELAGLDMYARKEHEIYEHTDFIISLGGDGTLLGVGRRASQFNTPILGVNLGTLGFLTAEEKNRAEYAIDKVLMGDYKKEKRMMLETSISTDEGRIDGITALNDICISRGLLYKILEFNVFVNDEYVDTLRADGVIICTPTGSTAYNLSAGGPVLKADAQIIAITPIAPHTLTSRSIVVSADDVVTVEVNPREDTAFTISADGQESWSLTGKKVVQIRRARVYTTIMKTNPQNFYDVLRHKLSR; via the coding sequence ATGATAAAAGTCGGATTGATTCCCAATATTGAAAAAGATAAGGATTTGGCTGTTACCAAGCGTTTGGCAAGGCACTTATTAGATAAGGGATGTATCCCCCAGTTGCCGGAAAAAATTGCGGAGCTTGCTGGCTTGGATATGTATGCAAGAAAAGAGCATGAAATATATGAACATACAGATTTTATCATTTCCCTTGGGGGAGATGGAACCTTGTTGGGCGTGGGCAGAAGAGCCAGCCAATTTAACACACCAATATTAGGGGTTAATTTGGGCACGCTGGGATTCTTGACGGCAGAGGAAAAAAATAGAGCCGAGTATGCCATTGATAAAGTATTAATGGGAGACTACAAAAAAGAAAAAAGAATGATGCTGGAAACTTCGATTTCAACGGACGAAGGACGCATAGACGGTATTACGGCATTAAACGATATTTGTATTTCAAGAGGTCTGCTTTACAAAATTTTGGAATTCAATGTATTTGTAAACGACGAATATGTAGATACTTTGCGGGCGGATGGAGTTATTATTTGTACGCCTACGGGATCTACTGCATATAATTTATCTGCGGGTGGGCCTGTTTTAAAGGCAGATGCACAAATCATTGCCATTACGCCCATTGCACCCCATACCTTGACTAGCCGTTCCATTGTGGTCTCCGCTGATGATGTTGTAACGGTAGAGGTGAATCCCAGAGAGGATACAGCTTTTACGATCAGTGCTGACGGACAGGAGAGCTGGAGTCTGACTGGTAAAAAGGTAGTTCAAATCCGCAGGGCAAGGGTTTATACAACTATAATGAAAACGAATCCGCAAAACTTTTACGATGTTTTGCGTCATAAACTATCGAGATAA
- a CDS encoding TlyA family RNA methyltransferase, with the protein MADKERLDVLLVEKNLATSRELAKAYIMAGNVYVDGMKEDKAGTKVSVTASIEVRGPQMKYVSRGGYKLEKAIDSFGISLEGKICLDIGASTGGFTDCMLQNGAIKVYAIDVGYGQFAWKLRTDERVVCLEKTNVRYITQEQVPDAADFASIDVSFISLTKVLPAVLGVMKEDGQLVCLIKPQFEAGREKVGKKGVVRDIAVHKEVIVAIADYAFEQGIGILGLSFSPIKGPEGNIEYLIYLDKKQQGMTREEVYFLLEDIVGKSHDALQ; encoded by the coding sequence ATGGCAGATAAGGAAAGACTTGATGTCTTACTGGTAGAAAAGAACTTAGCCACTTCGAGGGAGTTGGCAAAGGCATATATTATGGCAGGAAATGTATATGTTGATGGAATGAAAGAGGATAAAGCAGGCACAAAGGTTTCCGTTACGGCGTCCATTGAGGTAAGAGGTCCCCAAATGAAGTATGTGAGTCGTGGCGGCTATAAATTGGAAAAGGCCATAGATTCCTTTGGTATTTCATTAGAAGGGAAAATTTGTCTGGATATTGGTGCATCAACGGGCGGTTTTACGGATTGTATGTTACAAAACGGAGCTATTAAGGTATATGCCATTGATGTGGGATATGGGCAATTTGCGTGGAAGTTACGGACAGATGAACGGGTAGTGTGCTTAGAAAAAACCAATGTACGTTACATCACTCAAGAGCAAGTGCCCGATGCGGCAGATTTTGCCTCTATCGATGTTTCCTTTATTTCCTTAACCAAGGTGTTGCCGGCGGTTTTGGGAGTTATGAAGGAGGACGGTCAGCTTGTATGTCTGATTAAGCCCCAATTTGAAGCAGGCAGAGAAAAGGTTGGCAAAAAAGGTGTGGTAAGGGATATTGCGGTGCATAAAGAAGTTATTGTTGCAATAGCGGATTATGCATTTGAGCAAGGGATTGGTATTTTGGGTCTTAGTTTTTCTCCAATTAAGGGACCAGAGGGTAATATCGAATACTTAATCTATTTGGATAAAAAACAGCAGGGTATGACAAGGGAGGAGGTTTATTTCCTTTTAGAAGACATCGTGGGGAAATCTCATGACGCACTTCAATAG
- the dxs gene encoding 1-deoxy-D-xylulose-5-phosphate synthase, whose product MGGLLDRIQATGDIKKMKEEELEPLCKEMRRFLLQNVCKTGGHLASNLGVVELTVALEYIFNLPEDKIVWDVGHQAYIHKILTGRKKDFSTLRQLDGLSGFPKPKESDADAFAAGHSSTSISAALGIAKARDLQGKNNNVIAVIGDGSMTGGLAYEALNNAGRDKTNFIVILNDNQMSIDNNVGAISKHLNSLRTSNRYRTLKENFKQFRDQVPVLGKATYLVLEKVRDSAKLLFLEGAVFEEFGFKYIGPVDGHNLEEMLEIFRNVKDAQEPILIHVKTTKGKGYLPAENNPGPFHGVGPFDMKTGNGLSKSEHPSWSAVFGKKMVELGEKNPKIVGITAAMCSGTGFEAFQAAFPDRFFDVAIAEQHGTTFAAGLASQGIIPVFAVYSSFLQRAYDQVIHDVCMENLHVVFAIDRAGIVGADGETHQGVFDLSYLTHIPNMTVLSPKNAWELEEMLEYAVNVCEGPVAIRYPRGTAEIDFAEHKQPICYGKAEVIQKGKGIAILAEGHMLQAVKQAAERLTQDGLDAPALVNMRFISPLDEELLLEITKDCNEIFTVEDNLRKGGFGSKVLEFYSDGGYRISVTNLAFPDKFIEQGSQSQLFARYGLDAEGIYRKIKGKIGESYGR is encoded by the coding sequence GTGGGAGGATTATTAGACAGAATCCAAGCCACTGGAGATATTAAAAAAATGAAGGAAGAAGAATTGGAGCCTCTCTGTAAAGAGATGAGGCGCTTTCTGCTGCAAAATGTTTGCAAAACCGGTGGACATTTGGCCTCAAATCTAGGGGTGGTGGAATTAACCGTAGCACTAGAGTACATCTTTAACCTTCCTGAGGATAAAATCGTATGGGATGTGGGTCATCAAGCCTATATCCATAAAATATTAACGGGGAGAAAAAAAGATTTTTCTACCCTTCGCCAATTGGATGGTCTTAGCGGTTTCCCAAAACCCAAGGAAAGTGATGCAGATGCTTTTGCCGCAGGGCATAGCTCTACATCTATTTCAGCAGCACTGGGCATTGCGAAGGCAAGAGATTTGCAAGGAAAAAATAATAACGTGATAGCTGTCATTGGGGATGGCTCCATGACGGGCGGTCTTGCCTATGAAGCGCTGAATAATGCAGGGCGGGATAAAACAAATTTCATTGTAATTTTGAATGACAATCAGATGTCCATTGACAATAACGTAGGTGCGATCAGTAAACACTTAAATAGTCTGCGCACCAGCAACCGATATCGCACCCTGAAGGAAAACTTTAAGCAGTTTAGAGATCAGGTCCCTGTTCTTGGTAAGGCGACTTATTTGGTTTTGGAAAAAGTTCGAGACAGTGCAAAACTGCTTTTTTTAGAGGGAGCAGTCTTTGAAGAATTCGGTTTTAAATATATTGGCCCGGTAGATGGCCACAATTTGGAAGAGATGCTTGAGATATTTCGCAATGTTAAAGATGCACAAGAGCCTATCTTGATTCATGTTAAAACAACAAAAGGCAAAGGCTATTTGCCAGCAGAAAATAATCCTGGGCCCTTCCATGGCGTTGGACCCTTCGATATGAAAACAGGAAATGGTTTGAGCAAGAGTGAGCATCCCAGTTGGTCTGCAGTTTTCGGGAAGAAAATGGTGGAGCTGGGCGAAAAAAATCCCAAAATAGTTGGGATTACAGCGGCAATGTGCAGTGGAACAGGTTTTGAAGCCTTTCAGGCTGCCTTTCCCGACCGCTTTTTTGACGTTGCCATTGCCGAACAGCATGGAACAACATTTGCAGCAGGTTTGGCGAGTCAGGGTATTATTCCTGTATTTGCAGTATATTCTTCCTTTTTGCAAAGGGCGTACGACCAAGTAATTCATGACGTTTGTATGGAAAATTTACATGTAGTATTTGCTATTGATCGGGCTGGAATTGTTGGCGCAGATGGAGAGACCCACCAAGGTGTTTTTGATCTATCCTACTTGACTCATATACCCAATATGACAGTGCTATCCCCCAAAAATGCTTGGGAGCTGGAGGAAATGCTGGAGTATGCTGTGAATGTATGTGAGGGGCCTGTTGCAATACGCTATCCCAGAGGGACAGCTGAAATAGATTTTGCGGAACATAAACAGCCCATTTGCTATGGGAAGGCAGAGGTTATACAAAAAGGCAAGGGAATTGCTATATTGGCAGAGGGACATATGCTGCAAGCTGTGAAGCAGGCGGCAGAACGGTTGACTCAAGACGGACTGGATGCCCCAGCTCTGGTGAACATGCGGTTTATCTCACCCTTAGATGAGGAACTGCTACTTGAAATCACGAAGGACTGCAATGAAATTTTTACGGTGGAGGATAATCTTCGAAAAGGTGGCTTTGGCTCAAAAGTTTTAGAGTTTTATAGTGATGGTGGTTATCGGATTTCCGTGACCAATTTGGCGTTTCCTGATAAATTTATTGAACAGGGTTCTCAAAGCCAGTTGTTTGCTCGTTATGGTTTAGACGCTGAGGGCATTTACAGAAAAATCAAGGGGAAAATAGGAGAAAGCTATGGCAGATAA